A genomic window from Pantoea alhagi includes:
- the asnS gene encoding asparagine--tRNA ligase, producing the protein MSVVPVADVLLGQVAVGEEVTVRGWVRTRRDSKAGISFVAVYDGSCFNPVQAVVNNSLPNYQSEVLRLTTGCSVIVTGNVVESPGQGQSFEIQATAIEVVGWVEDPDTYPMAAKRHSIEYLREVAHLRPRTNLIGAVARVRHTLAQALHRFFHENGYFWVSTPLITASDTEGAGEMFRVSTLDLENLPRDAQGKVDFNEDFFGKEAFLTVSGQLNGETYACALSKIYTFGPTFRAENSNTSRHLAEFWMLEPEIAFASLDDAADLAEAMLKYVFKAVLSERADDMAFFAERVDKEAVSRLEKFVTADFARVDYTDAIDILLASGQTFENPVEWGIDLSSEHERYLAEKHFQGPVVVKNYPKDIKAFYMRLNEDGKTVAAMDVLAPGIGEIIGGSQREERLDVLDQRLSEMGLNKEDYWWYRDLRRYGTVPHSGFGLGFERLIAYVTGVQNVRDVIPFPRTPRNASF; encoded by the coding sequence ATGAGCGTAGTGCCTGTAGCGGACGTACTGCTCGGCCAGGTTGCGGTTGGCGAAGAAGTCACCGTGCGCGGTTGGGTACGTACCCGAAGAGATTCAAAAGCCGGTATTTCCTTTGTCGCCGTGTATGACGGCTCCTGCTTTAATCCCGTTCAGGCTGTCGTCAATAATTCTCTGCCTAATTACCAGAGCGAAGTGCTGCGTTTAACGACCGGTTGTTCCGTTATCGTCACGGGCAACGTAGTTGAATCTCCGGGCCAGGGACAGAGTTTTGAGATTCAGGCGACGGCTATTGAGGTGGTGGGCTGGGTAGAAGATCCCGATACCTATCCGATGGCGGCAAAACGCCACAGTATTGAGTATCTGCGCGAAGTTGCTCACCTGCGTCCGCGTACCAATCTCATTGGCGCCGTTGCGCGCGTGCGCCATACGCTGGCTCAGGCGCTGCACCGCTTTTTCCATGAAAATGGTTACTTCTGGGTTTCCACGCCGCTGATCACCGCATCCGATACCGAAGGTGCCGGTGAAATGTTCCGCGTTTCCACGCTGGATTTAGAAAACCTGCCGCGCGATGCGCAGGGCAAAGTTGATTTCAATGAAGATTTTTTCGGTAAGGAAGCGTTCCTGACGGTTTCCGGGCAGCTGAATGGCGAAACCTACGCCTGCGCCTTATCAAAAATCTACACCTTTGGCCCAACCTTCCGTGCCGAAAACTCCAATACCAGTCGCCACCTGGCGGAATTCTGGATGCTGGAACCGGAAATTGCGTTTGCTTCGCTCGACGATGCAGCGGATCTGGCGGAAGCGATGCTGAAGTATGTCTTTAAAGCGGTGTTAAGCGAGCGTGCAGACGATATGGCGTTCTTTGCTGAGCGCGTTGATAAAGAAGCCGTTAGCCGCCTGGAGAAATTCGTCACGGCAGATTTCGCTCGCGTCGATTACACCGATGCTATCGATATTCTGCTGGCCAGCGGTCAGACGTTTGAAAACCCGGTTGAGTGGGGTATTGACCTCTCTTCCGAACATGAACGCTATCTGGCGGAAAAACACTTCCAGGGACCGGTTGTGGTGAAAAACTATCCTAAAGACATTAAAGCTTTTTATATGCGCCTTAATGAAGATGGTAAAACCGTGGCGGCGATGGATGTGCTGGCGCCAGGCATTGGTGAAATTATCGGTGGTTCACAGCGTGAAGAGCGTCTGGATGTGCTGGACCAGCGTCTCAGTGAAATGGGCCTGAATAAAGAAGATTACTGGTGGTATCGCGACCTGCGTCGTTATGGCACCGTGCCCCACTCTGGTTTTGGCTTAGGCTTTGAACGTTTGATCGCTTATGTCACCGGTGTACAAAATGTAAGGGATGTTATTCCTTTCCCACGCACACCGCGTAATGCCAGTTTCTAA